The Cellulomonas oligotrophica sequence GGGCTCGCGCGGAGGGTCACCAGCCGGCGAGCGCGATCACGTCGGCCGCGACGTCGGCCGGCGGACGGGCGTCCGTCGGGACACGGTGGACCTGGACGCCCGCCTCGGCCTCCAGGCGCCGGGCCGCGGCGTCGGAACGGGCGACGTGCGCGTCGTAGGACGCACCGACCTCCCGGCGCGCCAGCCGCTCGCGGACGGTGCTGTCGTTCGCGGTGAGCAGGACCGACGTCACGTCGGGGCGGTCGCCGACCGCCGCGGCTAGGACGTCCGCCTCCAGCACGCTCACCGTGTTCGCCAGCACGAGCCGCCGGTGCCCGAGCGCCCGGTACCGGCGCCACACGTCGGCCAGGTTGGCGGCCGCGACGCCGTGCTCCCACGGCGTCGGGTGCGCGAGGTCGAGCGCATCTCCCTCGACGACGGCGTGCGCGACGTCCCGCTCGACGAGCAGGTCGTGCACGGCCGCCGCGACGGTCGACTTCCCGACGCCCGAGCGGCCGCCGAGGAGCAGCACCGATGTGCGGTCGTCGACGTCCGGGGCGCCGTCGAGGCGCGCCTCCAGACGCGCGCGGGCCGCGGGCCACTCGTCGGCGAGGACCGAGAAGTACAGGGAGTCCTGGCGGGTGCCGTCGGCGGCGACGCGGTGACCGCGCAGCCGTCCCTCCGGCACCGCGCCGAGCTTGGTGACGGCCGCGGCGGAACGGGCGTTGCGTCCCTCGACGCGGAACGCGACCCGCGCCACGGCCCACGTCTCGAACGCGTGGGTCATCAGGAGCAGCTTGCACGCCGGGTTCACGTGGGTGCCCCAGACGGCCGGGTCGTAGTAGGTGTGGCCGATCTCGAGGCGCCCCATCGCGCGGTCCACGTCGTAGAACGACGTCGAGCCGACCACCCGTCCGCTCGCCCGGTCGACCACCGCGAACGCGTAGCGGGCCGGCGTCCGGAGCGCCACGCGCACGACGTCCGCCAGGGCCTGCTCGCCCACCGGCGTCGGTGACGTCATCCCCCGCCACACCCGCTCGTCGACGAACGCGGCGAGCGCGCCCGCGTGCTCGACCGCCAGCGGCACGAGCCGCACCCCGGACCCTTCCAGCACCAGTTCGTGTTCCACCCTCCGATCCTGGCAGCCCACCCGCCCGCCGACCCCGTCATCGCCGCCACCCGATCCGTCCCGCCCCGCCGAGCCCGTCATCGGTGGTGCATCGCCCGCCTGATCCGCCACCGATGACGGGGTCGGCGGGTGCGAGGGGCGAGCCGGAGAGGCGGGGCCGGCGGGGTCAGTCGTCGAGGGCCGGGCCGCAGGC is a genomic window containing:
- a CDS encoding GNAT family N-acetyltransferase translates to MEHELVLEGSGVRLVPLAVEHAGALAAFVDERVWRGMTSPTPVGEQALADVVRVALRTPARYAFAVVDRASGRVVGSTSFYDVDRAMGRLEIGHTYYDPAVWGTHVNPACKLLLMTHAFETWAVARVAFRVEGRNARSAAAVTKLGAVPEGRLRGHRVAADGTRQDSLYFSVLADEWPAARARLEARLDGAPDVDDRTSVLLLGGRSGVGKSTVAAAVHDLLVERDVAHAVVEGDALDLAHPTPWEHGVAAANLADVWRRYRALGHRRLVLANTVSVLEADVLAAAVGDRPDVTSVLLTANDSTVRERLARREVGASYDAHVARSDAAARRLEAEAGVQVHRVPTDARPPADVAADVIALAGW